Proteins encoded in a region of the Anopheles aquasalis chromosome 2, idAnoAquaMG_Q_19, whole genome shotgun sequence genome:
- the LOC126572919 gene encoding protein trapped in endoderm-1 isoform X1 has translation MDLIDAGESNLEPTSLFEYNHSIGDGGNGSHNGSISLYTGYPRLLLNFATVTCIAYMVIGVPGNLLTIVALIKSKKTRNATAVFIMNLSFSDLLFCCFNLPLAASTFWHQAWLYGDLFCRLLPMMRYGLLAVSLFTILAITINRYIMIGHQRLYQRIYKTRNLCLMVAFTWILGFGSLLPTWLGKWGKFGLDAVIHSCSILPDSQRHSPKQFLFLIAFALPCLSIIVCYARIFYIVRSTALRTKDQTSDHLDDSMEDMSTGISNQQQPGAADRPTAGGCLKSGDEGHCPRPLSYTNFSQDSDWRFIDSSMDEICCDGPFPLQRPGVIEEDSSPKKDIISPRIETLTPQSPVDGIVKPRMPKYAAASGPGVRRNASNANARKRRKHLNTSGASIMSAGKMSIKDRKLLQMILVIFLAFLICYLPITVVKLFRPSLQVLNVVSYLLIYLTTCINPIIYVVMSREYRQAYSDLVLCRTYEKAKAKCKQPKPANAARGATNR, from the exons ATGGATCTCATCGATGCAGGCGAGAGTAACCTGGAACCGACCTCATTGTTCGAGTACAACCATTCTATAggtgatggtggaaatg GATCACACAATGGGTCCATATCGCTGTACACGGGGTATCCGCGGCTGTTGCTCAACTTTGCTACGGTAACGTGCATCGCGTACATGGTGATTGGTGTTCCTGGCAACCTGCTGACAATAGTGGCCTTGATAAAGAGTAAAAAA ACACGCAATGCAACGGCCGTCTTCATCATGAATTTATCGTTTTCCGATTTGCTGTTCTGCTGCTTCAACCTGCCGCTGGCCGCGAGCACCTTCTGGCATCAGGCCTGGCTGTACGGGGATCTTTTCTGCCGGCTGCTTCCGATGATGCGGTACGGGCTGCTGGCTGTCTCTCTGTTTACCATACTGGCCATCACTATCAATCGCTACATTATGATCGGCCATCAGCGGCTGTATCAAAG AATCTATAAGACGCGGAACCTCTGCCTGATGGTTGCCTTCACGTGGATACTTGGCTTTGGATCGCTTCTGCCAACGTGGCTAGGAAAGTGGGGAAAATTCGGGTTGGATGCGGTCATCCATTCGTGCTCCATACTTCCCGATAGTCAGC GTCACTCGCCGAAGCAGTTCCTGTTCCTGATAGCCTTTGCCCTGCCCTGCTTATCGATTATAGTATGCTACGCGAGGATATTCTATATTGTGCGCAGTACGGCATTGCGGACGAAAGACCAGACGAGTGATCATTTAGACGACAGCATGGAAGACATGTCCACTGGCAtaagcaaccaacaacagccgGGTGCGGCAGACAGACCTACGGCAGGCGGTTGCCTTAAATCCGGTGATGAGGGACACTGTCCGCGACCATTATCGTACACCAATTTCAGTCAGGACTCCGACTGGCGTTTCATCGATTCCAGCATGGACGAAATATGCTGCGATGGACCGTTCCCGCTACAGCGGCCCGGTGTAATCGAAGAGGACAGCTCCCCGAAAAAGGATATCATTTCGCCAAGG ATTGAAACTCTGACTCCACAAAGTCCGGTAGACGGAATCGTGAAGCCTCGAATGCCAAagtatgctgcagcatctggGCCGGGTGTGAGACGGAACGCAAGCAACGCCAATGCcaggaagcgaagaaagcatCTAAACACCTCCGGTGCCTCGATCATGAGTGCCGGGAAAATGTCGATCAAGGATCGGAAGCTTTTGCAGATGATTCTAGTGATATTTTTAGCCTTCCTCATCTGCTATCTACCGATTACGGTGGTGAAGCTGTTCCGGCCGAGCCTGCAAGTGTTGAATGTGGTGTCCTATCTGCTTATATATCTGACCACCTGCATCAATCCCATCATTTACGTGGTGATGTCCCGAGAGTACCGTCAGGCGTATTCCGATCTGGTTCTGTGTCGAACCTACGAGAAAGCCAAAGCCAAGTGCAAGCAGCCCAAACCGGCGAATGCCGCACGTGGTGCAACGAACCGTTAG
- the LOC126572919 gene encoding G-protein coupled receptor moody isoform X2: MKDKTRNATAVFIMNLSFSDLLFCCFNLPLAASTFWHQAWLYGDLFCRLLPMMRYGLLAVSLFTILAITINRYIMIGHQRLYQRIYKTRNLCLMVAFTWILGFGSLLPTWLGKWGKFGLDAVIHSCSILPDSQRHSPKQFLFLIAFALPCLSIIVCYARIFYIVRSTALRTKDQTSDHLDDSMEDMSTGISNQQQPGAADRPTAGGCLKSGDEGHCPRPLSYTNFSQDSDWRFIDSSMDEICCDGPFPLQRPGVIEEDSSPKKDIISPRIETLTPQSPVDGIVKPRMPKYAAASGPGVRRNASNANARKRRKHLNTSGASIMSAGKMSIKDRKLLQMILVIFLAFLICYLPITVVKLFRPSLQVLNVVSYLLIYLTTCINPIIYVVMSREYRQAYSDLVLCRTYEKAKAKCKQPKPANAARGATNR, encoded by the exons ATGAAGGATAAG ACACGCAATGCAACGGCCGTCTTCATCATGAATTTATCGTTTTCCGATTTGCTGTTCTGCTGCTTCAACCTGCCGCTGGCCGCGAGCACCTTCTGGCATCAGGCCTGGCTGTACGGGGATCTTTTCTGCCGGCTGCTTCCGATGATGCGGTACGGGCTGCTGGCTGTCTCTCTGTTTACCATACTGGCCATCACTATCAATCGCTACATTATGATCGGCCATCAGCGGCTGTATCAAAG AATCTATAAGACGCGGAACCTCTGCCTGATGGTTGCCTTCACGTGGATACTTGGCTTTGGATCGCTTCTGCCAACGTGGCTAGGAAAGTGGGGAAAATTCGGGTTGGATGCGGTCATCCATTCGTGCTCCATACTTCCCGATAGTCAGC GTCACTCGCCGAAGCAGTTCCTGTTCCTGATAGCCTTTGCCCTGCCCTGCTTATCGATTATAGTATGCTACGCGAGGATATTCTATATTGTGCGCAGTACGGCATTGCGGACGAAAGACCAGACGAGTGATCATTTAGACGACAGCATGGAAGACATGTCCACTGGCAtaagcaaccaacaacagccgGGTGCGGCAGACAGACCTACGGCAGGCGGTTGCCTTAAATCCGGTGATGAGGGACACTGTCCGCGACCATTATCGTACACCAATTTCAGTCAGGACTCCGACTGGCGTTTCATCGATTCCAGCATGGACGAAATATGCTGCGATGGACCGTTCCCGCTACAGCGGCCCGGTGTAATCGAAGAGGACAGCTCCCCGAAAAAGGATATCATTTCGCCAAGG ATTGAAACTCTGACTCCACAAAGTCCGGTAGACGGAATCGTGAAGCCTCGAATGCCAAagtatgctgcagcatctggGCCGGGTGTGAGACGGAACGCAAGCAACGCCAATGCcaggaagcgaagaaagcatCTAAACACCTCCGGTGCCTCGATCATGAGTGCCGGGAAAATGTCGATCAAGGATCGGAAGCTTTTGCAGATGATTCTAGTGATATTTTTAGCCTTCCTCATCTGCTATCTACCGATTACGGTGGTGAAGCTGTTCCGGCCGAGCCTGCAAGTGTTGAATGTGGTGTCCTATCTGCTTATATATCTGACCACCTGCATCAATCCCATCATTTACGTGGTGATGTCCCGAGAGTACCGTCAGGCGTATTCCGATCTGGTTCTGTGTCGAACCTACGAGAAAGCCAAAGCCAAGTGCAAGCAGCCCAAACCGGCGAATGCCGCACGTGGTGCAACGAACCGTTAG